The following are from one region of the Microbacterium sp. cx-55 genome:
- a CDS encoding ABC transporter permease, with protein sequence MTVYVIRRFLNYAILSLIATCMAYILASTVLDPAARFYGMNPRPPQASIDASLDAMGVNPDVPVIVRMWHWLVNLFTQFSLGTTVGGAQVTDEIFSRSGASLRLLLIGSIIGAVLGVLLGVWGAVRQYRASDQIVTYASYVVFATPTFVIGVLLMIVATQFNTLMGTQVIQFTGEYTAGISGSWWDLAWDRGIHLLLPTLALVLMGAASYSRYQRSVMLDVLGADYIRTARAKGLPRTQALYRHGVRLALIPMSTFFAYSFGTLIAGSAMLEIVFSWRGMGQFQIEAILKNDINAVAGSTLFVALLYLISSTFSEVLYAALDPRVRT encoded by the coding sequence GTGACGGTCTACGTCATCCGGCGGTTCCTGAACTACGCGATCCTCAGTCTGATTGCGACGTGCATGGCGTACATCCTCGCCAGCACGGTTCTCGACCCCGCCGCTCGGTTCTACGGGATGAATCCCCGTCCGCCGCAGGCGTCCATCGACGCCTCCCTCGACGCCATGGGCGTCAACCCCGACGTGCCCGTCATCGTGCGCATGTGGCACTGGTTGGTGAATCTGTTCACCCAGTTCTCGCTCGGCACCACGGTCGGCGGGGCGCAGGTGACCGACGAGATCTTCTCGCGCTCGGGCGCCAGCCTCCGGCTCCTGCTGATCGGATCGATCATCGGCGCCGTGCTCGGTGTGCTGCTGGGCGTGTGGGGCGCTGTTCGCCAGTACCGCGCGAGTGACCAGATCGTCACGTACGCGTCGTACGTCGTGTTCGCGACGCCGACGTTCGTGATCGGCGTTCTGCTGATGATCGTCGCGACGCAGTTCAACACCCTCATGGGCACGCAAGTGATCCAGTTCACGGGGGAGTACACGGCCGGGATCAGCGGCAGCTGGTGGGACCTCGCCTGGGACCGCGGCATCCATCTCCTGCTTCCGACGCTCGCGCTCGTGCTGATGGGCGCAGCGTCCTACTCGCGGTACCAGCGCAGCGTCATGCTCGACGTGCTGGGGGCCGACTACATCCGCACCGCCCGCGCGAAGGGGCTGCCGCGCACGCAGGCGCTGTACCGCCACGGCGTGCGTCTCGCGCTCATCCCGATGTCGACGTTCTTCGCGTACAGCTTCGGCACGCTCATCGCCGGCTCGGCGATGCTCGAGATCGTCTTCAGCTGGCGCGGGATGGGGCAGTTCCAGATCGAGGCCATCCTGAAGAACGACATCAACGCGGTGGCCGGCAGCACGCTCTTCGTCGCTCTGCTGTATCTGATCTCGTCGACCTTCTCCGAAGTGCTCTACGCGGCGCTCGACCCGAGAGTGAGGACCTGA
- the dapC gene encoding succinyldiaminopimelate transaminase, whose product MGVADLADYPWDAVAPYADIARAHPDGIVDLSIGSPVDPTPRLIADALAAATDAHAYPLTAGTPPLREAIVDWYRRRRGVFGLTPANVLPTIGSKELVALLPLLLGLGPADAVVHPRAAYPTYEVGARLVGAEPVASDDPAEWPAHTRLVWINSPGNPDGRVWDVAALRRARERAAELGAVLVGDECYAELGWEAPWDTRPVPSVLDPAVTGGDPTGVLSVYSLSKQSNLAGYRAAFLAGDSAVVARLLTARKHLGLIPPAPVQAAMIVALADDAHVREQKERYARRRAVLKPAVEAYGFRIDRSEAGLYLWATLDEDAWASVGRLAELGILSGPGHFYGAHHTRHIRLSLTASDERIAAAAQRLSSCS is encoded by the coding sequence GTGGGGGTCGCCGACCTCGCCGACTACCCCTGGGACGCGGTCGCGCCCTACGCGGACATCGCCCGCGCGCACCCCGACGGGATCGTGGACCTGTCAATCGGTTCGCCGGTCGACCCGACGCCCCGACTGATCGCCGACGCCCTCGCCGCGGCGACCGACGCGCATGCGTACCCGCTGACGGCCGGCACCCCGCCGCTGCGCGAGGCCATCGTCGACTGGTACCGCCGTCGACGCGGTGTCTTCGGGCTCACGCCCGCGAACGTCCTGCCGACGATCGGGTCAAAAGAACTCGTCGCCCTGCTGCCGCTTCTTCTCGGACTCGGACCGGCGGATGCTGTCGTGCACCCGCGTGCCGCGTACCCGACCTACGAGGTCGGCGCCCGGCTCGTCGGTGCGGAGCCCGTCGCGTCCGACGACCCGGCGGAGTGGCCGGCGCACACCCGGCTCGTCTGGATCAACTCGCCCGGCAACCCCGACGGGCGGGTGTGGGATGTGGCGGCTCTTCGACGCGCGCGTGAGCGGGCGGCCGAACTCGGAGCGGTCCTCGTGGGCGATGAGTGCTACGCCGAGCTCGGGTGGGAGGCACCCTGGGACACTCGGCCGGTGCCGTCGGTGCTCGATCCTGCGGTCACCGGGGGAGACCCGACCGGCGTGCTGTCGGTCTACTCGCTCAGCAAGCAGTCGAATCTCGCCGGATACCGAGCGGCCTTCCTCGCGGGTGATTCCGCCGTCGTCGCGCGGCTGCTGACAGCGCGGAAGCACCTCGGGCTCATCCCGCCCGCACCCGTGCAGGCGGCGATGATCGTGGCTCTCGCCGACGACGCGCACGTGCGGGAGCAGAAGGAGCGCTACGCCCGGCGTCGCGCCGTGCTGAAGCCCGCGGTCGAGGCCTACGGCTTCCGGATCGATCGTAGCGAGGCCGGCCTGTACCTCTGGGCGACGCTCGACGAAGACGCGTGGGCGAGCGTCGGACGACTCGCGGAGCTCGGCATCCTGAGCGGTCCCGGGCACTTCTACGGCGCGCATCACACACGTCACATCCGCCTCTCGCTCACGGCGAGCGACGAACGGATCGCCGCCGCCGCGCAGCGA
- the typA gene encoding translational GTPase TypA has translation MARALRSDLRNVAIVAHVDHGKTTLVDAMLRQTGSFGSHEHMEERAMDSNDLEREKGITILAKNTTITYNGEHTDEPITINVIDTPGHADFGGEVERGLSMVDGVVLLVDASEGPLPQTRFVLRKALEAKLPVILLVNKTDRPDARIAEVEEEAHDLLLGLASDLQDDVPDLDVDALLDVPVVYASGRAGAASRNRPENGALPDNDDLEPLFEAIIEHVPAPSYDDDAPLQAWVTNLDSSPFLGRLALLRVFNGTLKKGQTVAWVRADGSTSNARITELLKTRALERYPAESAGPGDIVAIAGFEDITIGETIADPEDVRPLPQIHVDDPAISMTIGTNTSPLMGKVKGHKLTARMVKDRLDRELIGNVSIRVLDIGRPDAWEVQGRGELALAILVENMRREGFELTVGKPQVVTKQVDGKVHEPFEHLTIDAPEEYLGAITQLLAARKGRMENMTNHGTGWVRMEFIVPSRGLIGFRTEFLTTTRGTGIANAISHGYEPWAGQITTRQNGSIVADRSGVVTPFAIIGLQERMSFFVQPTQEVYEGMVVGENSRADDMDVNITREKKLTNMRAASSDSFESMTPPRLLTLEESLEFARDDECVEVTPEVVRIRKVELDATVRGRNASRLKRQDANA, from the coding sequence ATGGCGCGCGCCCTCCGCTCCGATCTGCGAAACGTCGCGATCGTCGCCCACGTCGACCACGGCAAGACCACTCTGGTCGATGCCATGCTTCGACAGACCGGGTCGTTCGGCTCGCACGAGCACATGGAAGAACGCGCCATGGACTCGAACGATCTCGAGCGCGAAAAGGGCATCACGATCCTCGCGAAGAACACGACGATCACCTACAACGGCGAGCACACCGACGAGCCGATCACGATCAACGTGATCGACACCCCCGGTCACGCCGACTTCGGTGGTGAGGTCGAGCGCGGCCTGTCGATGGTCGACGGTGTCGTTCTGCTCGTCGACGCGAGCGAGGGGCCGCTGCCGCAGACGCGCTTCGTGCTCCGCAAGGCCCTCGAGGCCAAGCTCCCGGTCATCCTGCTCGTCAACAAGACCGACCGCCCCGACGCGCGTATCGCCGAGGTCGAAGAAGAGGCGCACGACCTGCTCCTCGGACTCGCCTCCGACCTGCAGGACGACGTGCCCGACCTCGACGTCGACGCACTCCTCGACGTGCCGGTCGTGTACGCATCCGGTCGCGCCGGCGCCGCCTCGCGCAACCGCCCCGAGAACGGCGCGCTGCCCGACAACGACGACCTCGAGCCGCTCTTCGAGGCGATCATCGAGCACGTGCCGGCACCGTCGTACGACGACGACGCACCGCTCCAGGCGTGGGTCACGAACCTCGACTCCTCGCCGTTCCTCGGCCGCCTCGCGCTCCTCCGCGTCTTCAACGGCACGCTGAAGAAGGGCCAGACGGTCGCCTGGGTGCGCGCCGACGGCTCGACCAGCAACGCTCGCATCACCGAGCTCCTGAAGACCCGCGCCCTCGAGCGCTACCCGGCCGAGTCGGCGGGCCCCGGCGACATCGTCGCGATCGCGGGCTTCGAAGACATCACGATCGGTGAGACGATCGCCGACCCCGAAGATGTGCGCCCGCTGCCGCAGATCCACGTCGACGACCCGGCGATCTCGATGACCATCGGCACGAACACGTCGCCGCTCATGGGCAAGGTCAAGGGGCACAAGCTGACCGCCCGCATGGTCAAGGACCGCCTCGACCGCGAGCTCATCGGTAACGTCTCGATCCGCGTGCTCGACATCGGTCGTCCCGACGCGTGGGAGGTGCAGGGTCGCGGTGAGCTGGCTCTCGCCATCCTCGTCGAGAACATGCGTCGCGAAGGCTTCGAGCTGACCGTCGGCAAGCCGCAGGTGGTCACCAAGCAGGTCGACGGCAAGGTCCACGAGCCGTTCGAGCACCTCACGATCGACGCTCCCGAGGAGTACCTCGGCGCGATCACGCAGCTGCTGGCCGCCCGCAAGGGTCGCATGGAGAACATGACCAACCACGGCACCGGATGGGTGCGCATGGAGTTCATCGTTCCCTCGCGCGGCCTCATCGGCTTCCGCACCGAGTTCCTCACCACGACGCGCGGAACCGGCATCGCGAACGCGATCTCGCACGGCTACGAGCCGTGGGCGGGTCAGATCACGACCCGTCAGAACGGCTCGATCGTCGCCGACCGCTCGGGTGTCGTCACCCCCTTCGCGATCATCGGTCTGCAGGAGCGCATGTCGTTCTTCGTGCAGCCCACGCAGGAGGTCTACGAAGGCATGGTCGTCGGCGAGAACTCGCGCGCCGATGACATGGACGTGAACATCACGCGTGAGAAGAAGCTCACCAACATGCGTGCGGCGAGCTCCGACTCCTTCGAGTCGATGACGCCGCCGCGCCTGCTGACGCTGGAGGAGAGCCTCGAGTTCGCCCGCGACGACGAATGCGTCGAGGTCACCCCCGAGGTCGTCCGCATCCGCAAGGTCGAGCTCGACGCGACCGTCCGCGGTCGCAACGCCAGCCGTCTGAAGCGCCAGGACGCGAACGCCTGA
- a CDS encoding DUF6113 family protein: MDSRFSRVAAWAIALVVGVVYGAAGSLAHSSFLGVVPVGLMLGLAGSAALVVALRLLTGDRWAALAGGGGMMLATYFFSQPSPGGSVLFTQQNEILALVWMAGVPLVTALVVAWPDLRGVGRVRSEAN; encoded by the coding sequence GTGGATTCTCGTTTCTCCCGTGTCGCCGCCTGGGCGATCGCCCTCGTCGTCGGCGTCGTGTACGGCGCAGCCGGCTCGCTCGCGCATTCCTCGTTCCTCGGCGTCGTGCCGGTCGGCCTGATGCTCGGCCTCGCCGGCTCGGCAGCCCTCGTCGTCGCGCTCCGTCTGCTCACCGGCGACCGCTGGGCCGCGCTCGCGGGCGGCGGCGGCATGATGCTGGCGACCTACTTCTTCTCGCAGCCCTCCCCGGGGGGTTCCGTGCTGTTCACGCAGCAGAACGAGATCCTTGCCCTCGTCTGGATGGCCGGCGTGCCGCTGGTCACGGCGCTCGTCGTCGCGTGGCCCGACCTGCGCGGCGTCGGTCGAGTCCGCTCCGAGGCGAACTAG
- a CDS encoding dipeptide ABC transporter ATP-binding protein: protein MTDPRPATPTRTGTPLLSVRDLSVTFPQREGPAVHAVRGISYDVFPGEFLGIVGESGSGKSVSSLAIMGLLPSSAQVSGAIEFEGTSLLGLDDAKMSRVRGKGLAMVFQDPLSALTPVYTVGDQISEALRLHDGKLSAQAAAARAVELLKVVGIPDADRRARAFPHEYSGGMRQRAMIAMAIANDPQVILADEPTTALDVTIQAQILEVLETAKEITGAAVVLITHDLGVVAGHADRVGVMYAGKMVELGSTDEVFAAPHMPYSIGLLRSVPNMMTAGTQRLVPLEGRPPSLAHLPAGCPFAARCPIAIDACREVEPALVAHDPESPLHVSACIRAGEIASGELRRPEIFPRPEPLPAEERAETDGAPVVEVTDLIRHFPLMKGSVFPRRVGTVRAVDGVSFTLRPGRTLGLVGESGCGKTTTILEIMEMTAPQSGSIRIQGTDVGSATKREINALRPGVQIVFQDPMGAIDPRLPVGEVITEPLWVQGASKAERDARVTELLELVGLDPAMADRYPHEFSGGQRQRLGIARALSTNPAVLILDEPVSALDVSVQAGVINLLEDLKDRLGLSYLFVAHDLAVVRQIADDVAVMYLGRIVEQGPIAEIFHTPRHPYTKALISAAPIPDPTIERQRTRILLNGDLPSPTQEIEGCRFRTRCPLYALLDESARTRCRESDPQLAAHGRAQVACHHVDRSALVEQAALADAS from the coding sequence GTGACTGACCCGCGCCCCGCGACCCCGACCCGGACCGGAACCCCGCTGCTGTCCGTCCGCGACCTCAGCGTCACCTTCCCGCAGCGCGAAGGTCCGGCCGTGCACGCCGTTCGCGGCATCTCGTACGACGTCTTCCCGGGGGAGTTCCTCGGGATCGTCGGCGAGTCGGGCTCAGGCAAATCCGTTTCGTCGCTGGCCATCATGGGGCTGCTGCCCTCGAGTGCCCAGGTCTCCGGTGCCATCGAGTTCGAAGGCACGTCCCTCCTCGGCCTCGACGACGCCAAGATGTCGCGCGTGCGCGGCAAGGGTCTCGCGATGGTCTTCCAGGACCCGCTCTCCGCGCTCACACCGGTCTACACCGTCGGCGATCAGATCAGCGAGGCCCTGCGGCTGCACGACGGCAAGCTGTCGGCGCAGGCGGCGGCCGCGCGCGCGGTCGAGCTGCTGAAGGTGGTCGGGATCCCGGATGCGGACCGCCGCGCGCGGGCCTTCCCGCACGAGTACTCCGGCGGGATGCGGCAGCGCGCGATGATCGCGATGGCGATCGCGAACGACCCGCAGGTGATCCTCGCGGACGAGCCGACCACAGCCCTCGACGTCACCATCCAGGCCCAGATCCTCGAGGTGCTGGAGACGGCCAAGGAGATCACCGGTGCAGCTGTCGTGCTGATCACCCACGACCTCGGAGTGGTCGCCGGTCACGCCGACCGGGTCGGTGTGATGTACGCCGGCAAGATGGTCGAGCTCGGATCGACCGACGAGGTGTTCGCCGCCCCCCACATGCCGTACTCGATCGGGCTGCTGCGCTCCGTCCCGAACATGATGACGGCGGGAACCCAGCGACTCGTGCCGCTCGAGGGTCGTCCGCCGTCCCTCGCTCACCTTCCCGCCGGCTGCCCGTTCGCCGCGCGCTGTCCGATCGCGATCGACGCGTGCCGCGAGGTCGAGCCGGCGCTGGTCGCGCACGACCCGGAGTCGCCCCTGCATGTCTCGGCCTGCATCCGTGCCGGCGAGATCGCGTCGGGCGAGCTGCGGCGTCCGGAGATCTTCCCCCGCCCCGAGCCCCTTCCGGCCGAGGAGCGCGCGGAGACCGATGGGGCCCCGGTCGTCGAGGTCACCGATCTGATCCGGCACTTCCCCCTCATGAAGGGGTCGGTGTTCCCGCGACGCGTCGGCACCGTCCGTGCGGTCGACGGGGTCTCGTTCACGCTCCGCCCGGGCCGCACGCTGGGCCTCGTCGGCGAGTCCGGATGCGGCAAGACCACCACGATCCTCGAGATCATGGAGATGACGGCGCCGCAGTCCGGCAGCATCCGCATCCAGGGAACCGACGTCGGATCCGCCACGAAGCGGGAGATCAACGCGCTGCGTCCGGGTGTCCAGATCGTCTTCCAAGACCCGATGGGCGCGATCGACCCGCGCCTGCCGGTCGGTGAGGTCATCACCGAGCCGCTGTGGGTGCAGGGAGCGTCGAAGGCGGAGCGAGACGCGCGCGTCACCGAGCTGCTCGAGCTCGTCGGACTCGACCCGGCCATGGCCGATCGGTACCCGCACGAGTTCTCCGGCGGCCAGCGTCAGCGCCTCGGCATCGCACGCGCGCTCTCGACCAACCCGGCGGTGCTCATCCTCGACGAGCCCGTATCGGCGCTCGACGTGTCGGTGCAGGCCGGCGTCATCAACCTGCTCGAAGACCTCAAGGACCGCCTCGGCCTGTCGTACCTCTTCGTCGCGCACGATCTGGCGGTCGTCCGCCAGATCGCCGACGACGTCGCGGTGATGTACCTCGGTCGGATCGTCGAGCAGGGTCCGATCGCCGAGATCTTCCACACGCCCCGGCATCCCTACACGAAGGCCCTTATCTCCGCGGCTCCGATCCCGGACCCGACGATCGAGCGGCAGCGCACGCGCATCCTGCTGAACGGCGATCTGCCCAGCCCGACGCAGGAGATCGAGGGATGCCGGTTCCGCACCCGCTGCCCGCTGTACGCGCTGCTCGATGAGAGCGCGCGCACGCGCTGCCGCGAGTCCGACCCGCAACTCGCCGCGCACGGTCGCGCACAGGTCGCCTGCCATCACGTGGATCGCTCCGCGTTGGTGGAACAGGCGGCACTGGCCGACGCGTCATGA
- a CDS encoding ABC transporter family substrate-binding protein, whose protein sequence is MRTRRARTLGALAMVGAAALLISGCAAGNTAAPSASTSAADLPTVDWDAATADEIQDGGTLNLAVGALPVNYNNLEIDGNDVDTNTILAATQGGPIKITTDGEPVLNEDYASSVELSSEDPQVVEMKLNPNAVWEDGTPITVADWQATWQANNGSNEAFLSVSTTGWDQISSIEQGTDEFDVIITFSTKYADWQGLLGLVLPASIASDPTAFNEGYLTKAMPSMGPYVISDIDQTGQVVTLTPNPNWWGDKPKLDTILFKVVSQDQQGSSFANQEIDALEISANADLYATAQARSDAEIQATNGLTWTHLTMNAKEGPLADVNVRKAIASIVNREQIAAAANTPVGVPAVTQGSYIFMEGQDGYEDDALPLDPAAAEGFLGDAGYTKDGDSWTKDGAPLTLTITVPADTATNIQRAEQVQADLGEFGIPVELTTVPAAQYFSDYVIPGNYEMVSFSWQGTAFPISSTEAIVYPLDSGQNFTGTTDESLGDLWTQANEELDPAKRIEIAQEINKTIWSYVPIVPIAPLPEVWAVKQGLVNYGATMFGVSATVDWTLVGWKK, encoded by the coding sequence ATGAGGACACGAAGGGCCAGGACACTCGGCGCTCTGGCCATGGTCGGCGCGGCTGCTCTGCTGATCTCGGGATGCGCGGCCGGTAACACGGCCGCCCCGAGCGCCAGCACGAGCGCGGCAGACCTGCCCACCGTCGACTGGGACGCGGCGACCGCCGACGAGATCCAGGACGGCGGCACGCTCAACCTCGCGGTCGGCGCGCTGCCGGTCAACTACAACAACCTCGAGATCGACGGCAACGACGTCGACACGAACACCATCCTCGCGGCAACGCAGGGCGGCCCGATCAAGATCACGACGGATGGCGAGCCCGTTCTCAACGAGGACTACGCCTCGTCGGTCGAGCTCAGCAGCGAAGACCCGCAGGTCGTCGAGATGAAGCTCAACCCGAATGCGGTCTGGGAAGACGGCACGCCGATCACGGTCGCCGACTGGCAGGCCACCTGGCAGGCCAACAACGGCTCGAACGAGGCCTTCCTCTCCGTGTCGACGACCGGCTGGGACCAGATCTCGTCGATCGAGCAGGGCACCGATGAGTTCGACGTGATCATCACGTTCAGCACCAAGTACGCCGACTGGCAGGGTCTGCTGGGCCTCGTGCTTCCGGCATCCATTGCCTCCGACCCCACCGCGTTCAACGAGGGCTACCTCACGAAGGCGATGCCGTCGATGGGACCGTACGTGATCTCCGACATCGATCAGACCGGTCAGGTCGTGACCCTCACGCCCAACCCGAACTGGTGGGGCGACAAGCCCAAGCTCGACACGATCCTCTTCAAGGTCGTCAGCCAGGACCAGCAGGGGTCCTCGTTCGCCAACCAGGAGATCGACGCGCTCGAGATCTCGGCCAACGCCGACCTCTACGCGACGGCCCAGGCACGCTCCGACGCGGAGATCCAGGCCACGAACGGCCTGACGTGGACGCACCTCACCATGAACGCCAAGGAAGGGCCGCTCGCGGACGTCAACGTCCGCAAGGCCATCGCCTCGATCGTCAACCGCGAGCAGATCGCGGCCGCGGCCAACACGCCCGTCGGCGTGCCGGCTGTGACGCAGGGCTCCTACATCTTCATGGAGGGCCAGGACGGGTACGAAGACGACGCACTTCCGCTCGACCCCGCAGCCGCCGAGGGCTTCCTCGGTGACGCCGGCTACACGAAGGATGGCGACTCCTGGACGAAGGATGGTGCGCCGCTGACGCTCACCATCACGGTTCCCGCCGACACCGCGACGAACATCCAGCGTGCCGAGCAGGTGCAGGCCGACCTCGGTGAGTTCGGGATCCCGGTGGAGCTGACGACGGTTCCGGCCGCGCAGTACTTCAGCGACTACGTGATCCCCGGCAACTACGAGATGGTCTCCTTCTCGTGGCAGGGCACGGCCTTCCCGATCTCCTCGACCGAAGCGATCGTCTACCCGCTCGACTCCGGCCAGAACTTCACCGGCACGACCGACGAGTCGCTCGGAGACCTGTGGACGCAGGCCAACGAGGAGCTCGACCCGGCGAAGCGCATCGAGATCGCCCAGGAGATCAACAAGACGATCTGGTCGTACGTGCCGATCGTCCCGATCGCCCCGCTGCCCGAGGTCTGGGCCGTCAAGCAGGGTCTCGTCAACTACGGCGCGACGATGTTCGGCGTCTCCGCCACGGTCGACTGGACGCTGGTCGGCTGGAAGAAGTAA
- a CDS encoding ABC transporter permease, translating to MSVMQEQALESPLEPENTVSGARRPLSRNALVWLRLKRMPRFWIGITVVVAIILWAFIGPLLYPYGITDRDALNMGMGPTTLHWFGTNSIGQDIYAQTLSGLQKSLVIGLVAGPAATIIAAIVGSTAGYVGGWVDRVIQWFILLLLVIPAFFLFILLSPLIKGLSWVVLMFYIALFSWMIMAQVVRSQTRSLRNRDFVRAARYMGMPTGKILRRHIVPNMASILIIDATLGVVSAIMSETALSYFGFGIQKPDVSLGTLLADGTAAAVTRPWLFVFPAFVLIALLFAISLVGDALRDAIDPTSGNNRD from the coding sequence ATGTCCGTCATGCAGGAACAGGCTCTCGAGTCTCCTCTCGAGCCGGAAAACACCGTGTCCGGTGCCCGGCGGCCGCTGTCGCGGAACGCCCTGGTGTGGCTGCGCTTGAAGCGCATGCCGCGCTTCTGGATCGGCATCACGGTCGTCGTGGCCATCATCCTGTGGGCGTTCATCGGCCCGCTGCTCTATCCGTACGGCATCACCGACCGCGACGCGCTCAACATGGGCATGGGGCCGACCACGCTGCACTGGTTCGGCACGAACTCCATCGGGCAAGACATCTACGCCCAGACGCTGTCCGGCCTGCAGAAGTCCCTCGTCATCGGTCTCGTCGCCGGGCCCGCCGCCACGATCATCGCGGCGATCGTCGGTTCGACGGCAGGCTACGTCGGCGGATGGGTCGATCGGGTCATCCAGTGGTTCATCCTGCTGCTGCTCGTGATCCCCGCGTTCTTCCTCTTCATCCTCCTCAGCCCGCTCATCAAGGGGCTGTCCTGGGTGGTGCTGATGTTCTACATCGCGCTGTTCAGCTGGATGATCATGGCGCAGGTGGTGCGCAGCCAGACCCGGTCGCTCCGCAATCGGGACTTCGTGCGGGCGGCGCGGTACATGGGCATGCCCACCGGCAAGATCCTGCGGCGCCACATCGTGCCCAACATGGCCTCGATCCTGATCATCGACGCGACCCTCGGTGTCGTCTCGGCGATCATGTCGGAGACGGCGCTCAGCTACTTCGGGTTCGGCATCCAGAAGCCCGATGTGTCGCTCGGAACGCTTCTCGCCGACGGCACCGCCGCCGCGGTCACCCGGCCATGGCTGTTCGTGTTCCCGGCCTTCGTCCTCATCGCGCTGTTGTTCGCCATCAGCCTCGTCGGCGACGCGCTCCGCGACGCCATCGACCCCACGTCTGGAAACAACCGTGACTGA
- a CDS encoding AzlD domain-containing protein: MTLWNAVLIAAIVCVVLKTVGYLIPTRFIEAPRPARIADLLTVALLGALVAVQALGAGQAIEIDARLPALVVAGVLLALRAPFLVVVAAAAVVAALLRLLGWAA; encoded by the coding sequence ATGACCCTGTGGAACGCGGTGCTGATCGCCGCCATCGTCTGCGTCGTGCTCAAAACGGTCGGGTACCTCATCCCGACACGCTTCATCGAGGCGCCGCGCCCGGCCCGGATCGCCGATCTGCTGACGGTCGCCCTCCTCGGCGCGCTGGTCGCCGTGCAGGCGCTCGGTGCGGGTCAGGCGATCGAGATCGATGCGCGGCTGCCCGCCCTCGTGGTGGCGGGGGTGCTGCTGGCGCTGCGGGCGCCGTTCCTCGTGGTGGTCGCTGCGGCCGCCGTCGTCGCGGCGCTGCTGCGCCTCCTCGGCTGGGCCGCCTGA
- the fdxA gene encoding ferredoxin — protein MTYVIALPCVDVKDRACIDECPVDCIYEGERSLYIHPDECVDCGACEPVCPVEAIYYEDDLPAEWQDYYKANVEFFDEVGSPGGAAKVGVIPKDHPFIAALPPQGE, from the coding sequence GTGACGTATGTGATCGCTCTCCCGTGCGTTGATGTCAAGGATCGTGCCTGCATCGACGAGTGCCCTGTCGACTGCATCTACGAGGGCGAACGCTCGTTGTACATCCACCCGGACGAATGCGTCGACTGCGGGGCCTGCGAGCCCGTCTGCCCGGTCGAGGCCATCTACTACGAAGACGATCTGCCGGCCGAGTGGCAGGACTACTACAAGGCCAACGTCGAGTTCTTCGACGAGGTCGGGTCGCCCGGTGGCGCTGCCAAGGTGGGCGTGATCCCCAAGGATCACCCGTTCATCGCGGCGCTTCCGCCGCAGGGCGAGTAG
- a CDS encoding AzlC family ABC transporter permease has product MGRTADADDVRRATRQGLAVALATSAYGISFGALGVASGLDVWQTCVLSLLMFTGGSQFAFVGVIAAGGLAAAPAAIASSALLGVRNVAYGMRMSPVVGGGFWRKALAAPFTIDESTAVALAQTQPRARTWGFWVTGIGIYLGWNLSTLLGALLGDVLGDPRAYGLDAAAAAAFLALLWPRLRGRQAIAVGVAAAVVATVLTPALMPGVPVLLAAVVALVVGWFNWWDRPAGARPPHPESSE; this is encoded by the coding sequence ATGGGCAGAACTGCGGATGCGGATGACGTCCGCCGCGCGACCCGTCAGGGACTCGCCGTCGCCCTCGCCACAAGCGCGTACGGCATCTCGTTCGGTGCGCTCGGGGTCGCTTCGGGGCTCGACGTGTGGCAGACCTGCGTGCTCAGCCTCCTCATGTTCACCGGCGGGTCGCAGTTCGCGTTCGTCGGAGTGATCGCGGCCGGCGGACTCGCGGCCGCGCCCGCCGCGATCGCCTCGTCCGCGCTCCTCGGGGTGCGGAACGTCGCGTACGGGATGCGGATGTCGCCCGTCGTGGGTGGCGGGTTCTGGCGCAAGGCTCTCGCCGCTCCGTTCACCATCGACGAGTCCACCGCGGTCGCTCTCGCCCAGACGCAGCCCCGCGCGAGGACGTGGGGGTTCTGGGTCACCGGCATCGGCATCTACCTGGGCTGGAACCTCTCGACCCTCCTCGGCGCGCTCCTCGGCGATGTGCTCGGCGACCCGCGGGCGTACGGACTGGATGCGGCGGCGGCGGCCGCGTTCCTCGCACTGCTCTGGCCGCGCCTGCGGGGGCGTCAGGCGATCGCCGTGGGCGTTGCGGCCGCCGTCGTCGCGACCGTTCTCACCCCGGCCCTCATGCCCGGAGTTCCGGTCCTGCTCGCGGCGGTGGTCGCCCTCGTCGTGGGCTGGTTCAACTGGTGGGATCGGCCGGCGGGCGCGCGCCCTCCGCATCCGGAGTCGAGCGAATGA